In Cupriavidus taiwanensis, the following are encoded in one genomic region:
- a CDS encoding tripartite tricarboxylate transporter substrate binding protein encodes MQRRHFLARAGLAAATAALGLAAMPAQAQADKFPQRPIRLVIGYTAGGSTDIPFRVLADNASKILGQPVIVENKPGAGGVLPAQLMQSTAPDGYTLAQVAMPVYRLPYTTKINWDPVKDLSYIINLAGYSFGLVVPADSPIKTMQEYIAYAKANPGKLTYGTPGSMTTLHLTMEELAMKQGVQFSHIPFKGNSESMQALLGGHVMSVADTPAWAPYVEQGKLRLLSTWGEKRSARFPNVPTLKELGIGIVQTSPFGLVAPKGTDPKIVQKLHDAFKKAMEMPNYRESLAKFDMEPFYMSTQQYAQFAADTVKKEKAIIEKLGLAKPQ; translated from the coding sequence ATGCAACGCCGCCACTTCCTCGCCCGCGCGGGCCTCGCCGCCGCCACCGCGGCCCTCGGTCTTGCCGCCATGCCTGCCCAGGCCCAGGCCGACAAGTTCCCGCAGCGCCCGATCCGGCTGGTGATCGGCTACACCGCCGGCGGCTCCACGGATATCCCGTTCCGCGTGCTGGCCGACAACGCCTCGAAGATCCTGGGCCAGCCCGTGATCGTCGAGAACAAGCCCGGTGCCGGCGGCGTGCTGCCGGCGCAGCTGATGCAGAGCACCGCGCCCGACGGCTATACGCTGGCGCAGGTGGCCATGCCGGTCTACCGCCTGCCGTACACCACCAAGATCAACTGGGATCCGGTCAAGGACCTGAGCTACATCATCAACCTTGCCGGCTATTCGTTCGGCCTGGTGGTGCCGGCCGATTCGCCGATCAAGACCATGCAGGAGTACATCGCCTACGCCAAGGCCAACCCGGGCAAGCTGACCTACGGCACGCCCGGCTCGATGACCACGCTGCACCTGACCATGGAAGAACTGGCGATGAAGCAGGGCGTGCAGTTCTCGCACATCCCCTTCAAGGGCAATTCGGAATCGATGCAGGCGCTGCTGGGCGGCCACGTGATGTCGGTGGCCGACACGCCGGCGTGGGCGCCGTACGTGGAGCAGGGCAAGCTGCGCCTGCTGTCGACCTGGGGCGAGAAGCGCTCGGCGCGCTTCCCCAACGTGCCGACGCTGAAGGAACTGGGCATCGGCATCGTGCAGACCTCGCCGTTCGGCCTGGTCGCGCCCAAGGGCACTGACCCGAAGATCGTGCAGAAGCTGCATGACGCCTTCAAGAAGGCCATGGAAATGCCCAACTACCGCGAGTCGCTGGCCAAGTTCGACATGGAGCCGTTCTACATGAGCACCCAGCAGTACGCGCAGTTTGCCGCCGACACCGTCAAGAAGGAAAAGGCGATCATCGAGAAGCTGGGGCTGGCCAAGCCGCAGTAA
- a CDS encoding YbgC/FadM family acyl-CoA thioesterase, which produces MAKEEFRHTVPLRVRWSEVDPQSIVFNAHYLTYCDICVTEYWRALGIRYPEDVLHAHGVDIFVVKSTLEYHASARFDDELEIRGRMARLGRSSMLFRVEMYRGDEHLITGEIVYVCADPATQKSAPIPGVVREVIEGYEVVKPAG; this is translated from the coding sequence ATGGCCAAAGAGGAATTCCGCCACACCGTCCCGCTGCGCGTGCGCTGGTCCGAAGTCGATCCGCAATCGATCGTCTTCAACGCGCACTACCTGACGTACTGCGATATCTGCGTGACCGAGTACTGGCGCGCGCTGGGCATCCGCTATCCGGAAGACGTGCTGCACGCGCACGGCGTCGATATCTTCGTGGTCAAGTCCACGCTGGAGTACCACGCGTCGGCGCGCTTTGACGATGAACTGGAGATCCGCGGCCGCATGGCGCGGCTGGGCCGGTCCAGCATGCTGTTCAGGGTGGAGATGTATCGGGGCGACGAGCACCTGATCACCGGCGAGATCGTCTATGTGTGCGCCGATCCGGCGACGCAGAAATCGGCGCCGATCCCGGGGGTGGTGCGGGAGGTGATCGAGGGGTATGAGGTGGTGAAGCCGGCGGGTTGA
- the denD gene encoding D-erythronate dehydrogenase produces MNVLITGGAGFLGLQLARLLLQRGTLNLDGKAVAFERLTLLDVVAPQGLDDARVRVVTGDLSDPAVLRQAIDTDTGAVFHLAAVVSGQAEADFDLGMRVNLDASRALLETCRELGHKPRVLFTSSVAVYGGELPPVVQDDTALNPQSSYGVQKAIGELLLSDYSRRGFVDGRVLRLPTISVRPGKPNAAASSFASGIIREPLSGVAANCPVAPQTPLWLLSPRAAVAALVNGIELAGERLGNRRVVNLPGLSVTAAGMVDALRRVAGDAVADLVTWEREERVEKIVGTWPAAWNAERARALGFESDASFDEVIRAYMEDAGLAK; encoded by the coding sequence ATGAACGTACTGATTACCGGCGGCGCCGGCTTCCTCGGCCTGCAGCTCGCGCGCCTGCTGCTGCAACGCGGCACCCTGAACCTGGACGGCAAGGCCGTTGCCTTCGAGCGCCTGACGCTGCTCGACGTGGTCGCGCCGCAAGGCCTCGACGACGCGCGCGTGCGCGTGGTCACCGGCGACCTGTCCGATCCGGCGGTGCTGCGCCAGGCCATCGACACCGATACCGGCGCGGTGTTCCACCTCGCCGCCGTGGTCAGCGGCCAGGCCGAGGCCGATTTCGACCTCGGCATGCGCGTCAACCTGGACGCGTCGCGCGCGCTGCTGGAAACCTGCCGCGAACTGGGCCACAAGCCGCGCGTGCTGTTCACCAGCTCGGTCGCGGTCTACGGCGGCGAGCTGCCGCCGGTGGTGCAGGACGACACCGCGCTGAACCCGCAATCGTCGTACGGCGTGCAGAAGGCCATCGGCGAACTGCTGCTGTCGGACTACAGCCGCCGCGGCTTCGTCGACGGCCGCGTGCTGCGCCTGCCCACCATCAGCGTGCGCCCCGGCAAGCCCAACGCGGCGGCCTCGTCGTTCGCCAGCGGCATCATCCGCGAGCCGCTGTCTGGTGTTGCTGCCAACTGCCCGGTGGCACCGCAAACGCCGCTATGGCTGCTGTCGCCGCGCGCGGCGGTGGCGGCGCTGGTCAACGGCATCGAACTGGCCGGCGAACGGCTGGGCAACCGCCGCGTGGTGAACCTGCCCGGGCTGTCGGTCACGGCGGCGGGCATGGTCGATGCGCTGCGCCGCGTCGCCGGCGATGCGGTGGCGGACCTGGTGACGTGGGAACGCGAGGAGCGAGTCGAGAAGATCGTCGGCACGTGGCCGGCGGCGTGGAACGCGGAGCGCGCGCGGGCGCTGGGGTTCGAGAGCGATGCGAGCTTTGACGAGGTGATTCGGGCTTATATGGAGGATGCGGGGCTGGCCAAGTAA
- the otnI gene encoding 2-oxo-tetronate isomerase has translation MSRFAANLSMMYQEHAFLDRFAAAAADGFQAVEYLFPYEHPAAELRARLDANGLAQALFNAPPGDWAAGERGLAALPGREAEFRGTIGRALEYAGVIGNDRIHVMAGLVPADADPARCRATYLENLAFAASAAAAQGVTVLIEPINTRDMPGYFLNRQDEGQAICKEAGAPNLKVQFDCYHCQIVEGDVAMKLRRDIAGIGHIQIAGVPERHEPDLGELHYPYLFDVIDALGYAGWIGCEYRPRAGTSAGLGWLKPYLGR, from the coding sequence ATGTCGCGCTTTGCCGCCAACCTGTCGATGATGTACCAAGAGCACGCCTTCCTGGACCGCTTTGCCGCTGCCGCGGCCGACGGCTTCCAGGCGGTCGAGTACCTGTTCCCGTACGAGCACCCCGCCGCCGAGCTGCGCGCGCGCCTCGACGCGAACGGCCTCGCGCAGGCGCTGTTCAATGCCCCGCCGGGCGACTGGGCCGCTGGCGAGCGCGGCCTGGCCGCGCTGCCGGGGCGCGAGGCGGAATTCCGCGGCACCATCGGCCGCGCGCTCGAATACGCCGGCGTGATCGGCAATGACCGCATCCATGTGATGGCCGGGCTGGTCCCCGCCGATGCCGACCCCGCGCGCTGCCGCGCCACCTACCTCGAGAACCTCGCCTTCGCCGCCAGCGCGGCGGCCGCGCAAGGCGTGACCGTGCTGATCGAGCCGATCAATACGCGCGACATGCCGGGCTATTTCCTGAACCGGCAGGACGAAGGCCAGGCGATCTGCAAGGAAGCCGGCGCGCCCAACCTGAAGGTGCAGTTCGACTGCTACCACTGCCAGATCGTCGAGGGCGATGTCGCGATGAAGCTCAGGCGCGACATCGCCGGCATCGGCCATATCCAGATCGCCGGCGTGCCCGAGCGCCATGAGCCGGACCTGGGCGAGCTGCACTACCCGTACCTGTTCGACGTCATCGACGCGCTCGGCTACGCCGGCTGGATCGGCTGCGAATATCGGCCGCGCGCCGGCACGTCGGCGGGCCTGGGCTGGCTCAAGCCTTACCTCGGCCGCTGA
- a CDS encoding MFS transporter, whose product MPSNQPAASVPAFDSLGGNARLDADTQIEKRAYSKVFWRIMPFLMLCYVVAYLDRVNVGFAKLQMGQDLAFSETVFGLGAGLFFIGYFLFELPSNLLMHKIGARIWIARIMITWGIISALFLFVKTPTQFYVMRFLLGLAEAGFYPGVILYLTYWFPANRRARMIALFMSGIPIAGMFGNPLSGWIMDAFNGTHGMRGWQWMFLLEALPAFVIGLMTIFVLRDGIDKAPWLDADEKRVLKRNIEEDQRNAGAAAGTGHGHSLGAVFADSRVWWMCLIYFCFVTGQYALTFWMPTLVKSSGVTGNFNIGLLSAIPFLCAVVVMNILGHSADARRERRWHLIVPALMGATGFAIAASFTDNTTVAIAALSLAAAGVLTCAPLFWSLPTSFLSGIAAASGIAVVNSVGNLAGFVSPYMVGALKDLTHSTQLPMYVLSAILVVGAALVWLTPAKLVNR is encoded by the coding sequence ATGCCATCCAACCAACCGGCGGCCAGCGTGCCCGCCTTCGACAGCCTGGGCGGCAACGCCCGGCTCGACGCCGACACCCAGATCGAGAAACGCGCCTACAGCAAGGTGTTCTGGCGCATCATGCCGTTCCTGATGCTGTGCTACGTGGTCGCCTACCTGGACCGCGTCAACGTCGGCTTCGCCAAGCTGCAGATGGGGCAGGACCTGGCCTTCTCCGAAACCGTGTTCGGCCTGGGCGCCGGGCTGTTCTTTATCGGCTATTTCCTGTTCGAGCTGCCCAGCAACCTGCTGATGCACAAGATCGGCGCGCGCATCTGGATCGCGCGCATCATGATCACGTGGGGCATCATCTCGGCGCTGTTCCTGTTCGTGAAGACGCCGACGCAGTTCTACGTGATGCGCTTCCTGCTGGGGCTGGCCGAAGCGGGCTTCTATCCCGGCGTGATCCTGTACCTGACCTACTGGTTCCCGGCCAACCGCCGCGCCAGGATGATCGCGCTGTTCATGTCGGGCATTCCCATCGCCGGCATGTTCGGCAACCCGCTGTCGGGCTGGATCATGGACGCGTTCAACGGCACCCACGGCATGCGCGGCTGGCAGTGGATGTTCCTGCTCGAGGCCCTGCCCGCGTTCGTGATCGGCCTGATGACGATCTTCGTGCTGCGCGACGGCATCGACAAGGCGCCGTGGCTGGACGCCGACGAGAAGCGCGTGCTCAAGCGCAATATCGAGGAAGACCAGCGCAATGCCGGCGCCGCCGCCGGCACCGGGCATGGCCACTCGCTGGGCGCGGTGTTCGCAGACAGCCGCGTGTGGTGGATGTGCCTGATCTACTTCTGCTTCGTCACCGGCCAGTACGCGCTGACGTTCTGGATGCCGACGCTGGTGAAATCCAGCGGCGTAACCGGCAACTTCAACATCGGCCTGCTGTCCGCGATTCCGTTCCTGTGCGCGGTGGTGGTGATGAACATCCTGGGCCACAGCGCCGATGCGCGCCGCGAGCGCCGCTGGCACCTGATCGTCCCCGCGCTGATGGGTGCGACGGGCTTTGCCATCGCCGCCTCGTTCACCGACAACACGACCGTGGCCATTGCCGCGCTGTCGCTGGCCGCCGCCGGCGTGCTGACCTGCGCGCCGCTGTTCTGGTCGCTGCCCACCTCGTTCCTGTCGGGCATCGCCGCCGCATCGGGCATCGCGGTGGTCAACTCGGTGGGCAACCTGGCCGGCTTCGTGTCGCCGTACATGGTGGGCGCGCTCAAGGACCTGACCCATAGCACGCAGCTGCCGATGTACGTGCTGTCGGCGATCCTGGTGGTCGGCGCCGCGCTGGTGTGGCTGACGCCCGCTAAACTGGTCAATCGCTGA
- the otnC gene encoding 3-oxo-tetronate 4-phosphate decarboxylase, translating into MQSESKLREEICRIGASLYQRGYTVGSAGNISARLDDGWLITPTDACLGMLDPAAVAKVASDGSWVSGDKPSKTLTLHRAVYDNNPGAHAVVHTHSTHLVALTLAGVWQPDDVLPPLTPYYVMKVGHVPLIPYHRPGDPAVAARVATLAAQVRGVLLERLGPVVWESSVSRAAFALEELEETAKLWMTMKDVPGFAARAALPDSALAELRDAFQARW; encoded by the coding sequence ATGCAAAGCGAAAGCAAGCTGCGCGAAGAGATCTGCCGCATCGGCGCCAGCCTGTACCAGCGCGGCTATACCGTCGGCTCGGCCGGCAATATCAGCGCGCGCCTCGACGACGGCTGGCTGATCACGCCGACCGATGCGTGCCTGGGCATGCTCGATCCCGCCGCGGTGGCCAAGGTGGCCAGCGACGGCAGCTGGGTCTCGGGCGACAAGCCGTCCAAGACGCTGACGCTGCATCGCGCCGTCTATGACAACAACCCCGGGGCGCACGCCGTGGTGCACACGCACTCGACGCACCTCGTGGCCCTGACGCTGGCCGGCGTCTGGCAACCGGACGACGTACTGCCGCCGCTCACACCGTACTACGTGATGAAGGTCGGCCATGTCCCGCTGATTCCCTACCATCGCCCGGGCGACCCCGCCGTGGCCGCGCGCGTGGCCACGCTGGCCGCGCAGGTGCGCGGCGTGCTGCTGGAGCGCCTGGGACCGGTGGTGTGGGAATCCAGCGTATCGCGCGCCGCGTTCGCGCTGGAAGAACTGGAGGAGACCGCCAAGCTATGGATGACGATGAAAGACGTGCCGGGCTTCGCCGCCCGCGCGGCGCTGCCCGACAGCGCCCTGGCTGAACTGCGCGACGCCTTCCAGGCGCGCTGGTAG
- the otnK gene encoding 3-oxo-tetronate kinase, whose amino-acid sequence MTALLGCIADDFTGATDLANTLVRNGMRTVQTIGVPAAGTVPDLGAADALVVALKSRTVPAAEAVAESLAALQWLRAQGCRQFVFKYCSTFDSTDAGNIGPVAEALLAALDSDFTIACPAFPENGRTIFRGHLFVGDALLNESGMEHHPLTPMTDANLVRVLQRQSRHQVGLLRYDAVARGAQATAARIAALRGDGVRMAIADAVCDADLLTLGEACAGLPLVTGGSGIALGLPGNFRRAGLLPQRTDADAVPAIDGPGVVLAGSASRATNGQVARWLEQGRPALRIDPLALARGEAVADAALAFAAAHDQPVLVYATSSPDEVKAVQAELGVARAGHLVEQCLAAVAAGLQARGTRRFVVAGGETSGAVVQALGVRALRIGAQIAPGVPATVTLEATPLALALKSGNFGGPDFFDQALRQLGGH is encoded by the coding sequence ATGACCGCGCTCCTTGGCTGCATCGCCGACGACTTCACCGGCGCCACCGACCTCGCCAACACGCTGGTGCGCAACGGCATGCGCACCGTGCAGACCATCGGCGTGCCCGCTGCGGGCACGGTGCCGGATCTTGGCGCCGCCGATGCGCTGGTGGTCGCGCTGAAATCGCGCACCGTTCCCGCCGCCGAAGCCGTGGCCGAGTCGCTGGCGGCGCTGCAGTGGCTGCGCGCGCAGGGCTGCCGCCAGTTCGTCTTCAAATACTGCTCCACCTTCGATTCGACCGACGCCGGCAATATCGGCCCGGTGGCCGAGGCCCTGCTGGCGGCGCTGGACAGCGACTTCACCATCGCCTGCCCGGCCTTCCCCGAGAACGGCCGCACCATTTTCCGCGGCCATCTGTTCGTCGGCGATGCGCTGCTGAATGAATCCGGCATGGAGCACCATCCGCTGACGCCGATGACCGATGCCAACCTGGTGCGCGTGCTGCAGCGCCAGAGCCGGCATCAGGTCGGGCTGCTGCGCTACGACGCGGTGGCGCGCGGCGCGCAGGCCACGGCGGCGCGCATCGCCGCGCTGCGCGGCGACGGCGTGCGCATGGCGATTGCCGATGCGGTCTGCGACGCGGACCTGCTCACGCTGGGCGAGGCCTGCGCCGGCCTGCCGCTGGTCACCGGCGGCTCCGGCATCGCGCTGGGCCTGCCCGGTAATTTCCGCCGCGCCGGCCTGCTGCCGCAGCGCACCGACGCCGACGCGGTGCCGGCCATCGACGGCCCCGGCGTGGTGCTGGCCGGCAGCGCCTCGCGCGCGACCAACGGCCAGGTGGCACGCTGGCTGGAGCAAGGCCGCCCCGCGCTGCGCATCGATCCGCTCGCGCTGGCGCGCGGCGAGGCCGTCGCCGACGCCGCACTCGCCTTTGCCGCCGCGCATGACCAGCCCGTGCTGGTCTACGCCACCTCCAGCCCCGACGAGGTCAAGGCGGTGCAGGCCGAACTGGGCGTGGCGCGCGCCGGCCACCTGGTCGAGCAATGCCTGGCCGCGGTCGCCGCGGGGCTGCAGGCCCGCGGCACGCGCCGCTTCGTGGTGGCGGGCGGTGAAACTTCCGGAGCGGTGGTGCAGGCGCTGGGCGTGCGCGCCTTGCGCATCGGCGCGCAGATCGCGCCGGGCGTGCCGGCCACCGTGACGCTTGAGGCCACGCCGCTGGCGCTGGCGCTCAAGTCGGGCAACTTCGGCGGCCCGGACTTTTTCGACCAGGCGCTGCGCCAGCTGGGAGGCCACTGA
- the ltnD gene encoding L-threonate dehydrogenase: MSSNIGSSNIGVIGLGAMGFGVAQSLLRAGFNVHACDLRPEVLQRFADAGGVPCASPAELGSRCDVVLTLVVNAQQTEAVLFGADGAVAAMQPGKLVIASATVPPEFALALGRRLAEHGLLMLDAPVSGGAARAASGEMTMMTSGPAEAYALAEGVLAAIAGKVYRLGAAHGAGSKVKIINQLLAGVHIAAAAEAMALGLREGVDPDALYDVITHSAGNSWMFENRVPHILKGDYTPLSAVDIFVKDLGMVLDTARTSKFPLPLSAAAHQMFMMASTAGHGGEDDSAVIKIFPGIELPGQAATEAE; encoded by the coding sequence ATGTCCAGCAATATCGGGTCCAGCAATATCGGCGTCATCGGCCTTGGTGCCATGGGCTTTGGTGTCGCGCAGTCGCTGCTGCGGGCCGGTTTCAACGTGCACGCCTGCGACCTGCGCCCCGAGGTGCTGCAGCGCTTTGCCGATGCCGGCGGCGTGCCGTGCGCCTCGCCCGCCGAGCTGGGCAGCCGCTGCGACGTGGTGCTGACGCTGGTGGTCAATGCACAGCAGACCGAGGCCGTGCTGTTCGGCGCCGACGGCGCCGTGGCGGCGATGCAGCCGGGCAAGCTGGTGATCGCCAGCGCCACGGTGCCGCCGGAGTTCGCCCTGGCGCTGGGCCGGCGGCTGGCCGAACACGGCCTGCTGATGCTGGATGCGCCGGTCTCGGGCGGCGCCGCGCGTGCCGCCAGCGGCGAGATGACCATGATGACCTCCGGCCCCGCCGAAGCCTATGCGCTCGCCGAAGGCGTGCTGGCCGCGATCGCCGGCAAGGTGTATCGCCTGGGCGCCGCGCACGGTGCCGGCTCCAAGGTCAAGATCATCAACCAGCTGCTGGCCGGCGTGCATATCGCCGCCGCCGCCGAAGCCATGGCGCTGGGCCTGCGCGAAGGCGTCGACCCGGACGCGCTCTATGACGTGATCACCCACAGCGCCGGCAACTCGTGGATGTTCGAGAACCGCGTGCCGCATATCCTGAAGGGCGACTACACGCCGCTGTCGGCGGTCGATATCTTCGTCAAGGACCTGGGCATGGTGCTCGACACCGCGCGCACCAGCAAATTCCCGCTGCCGCTGTCGGCGGCCGCGCACCAGATGTTCATGATGGCGTCGACCGCCGGCCACGGCGGCGAGGACGATTCCGCGGTGATCAAGATCTTCCCGGGCATCGAGCTGCCGGGCCAGGCTGCAACCGAAGCCGAATAA
- a CDS encoding FadR/GntR family transcriptional regulator: MFQKVPARALTDNVAEQLLDKIQSGAFARGDKLPTEAVLSEEFGVSRTVVREAISRLKYEGVVESRQGSGVFVTLQAGIRPLRIDYTDTGTLESVLQIVELRRAIEAEVAAQAARRRTDASMAAIDAALARLDDVVAQGGDGVAEDVGFHRAIAEATGNPYFLKTLAFLSQYLEAATRVTRTNEARRADFSRQVREEHQAIVAAIRAGDPLAARNAAQNHMYNAAHRLAQLGADDSDSGSDGGALHGAAN; this comes from the coding sequence GTGTTCCAGAAAGTCCCTGCCCGCGCCCTGACCGACAACGTTGCCGAACAGTTGCTGGACAAGATCCAGAGCGGTGCCTTCGCCCGCGGCGACAAGCTGCCCACCGAGGCGGTGCTGTCCGAGGAATTCGGCGTCAGCCGCACCGTGGTGCGCGAGGCCATCTCGCGGCTGAAATACGAAGGCGTGGTCGAGTCGCGCCAGGGCAGCGGCGTGTTCGTGACGCTGCAGGCCGGCATCCGGCCGCTGCGCATCGACTACACCGACACCGGCACGCTGGAATCGGTGCTGCAGATCGTCGAGCTGCGCCGCGCGATCGAGGCCGAGGTGGCCGCGCAGGCGGCCCGCCGCCGCACCGATGCCTCGATGGCCGCCATCGACGCCGCGCTGGCCCGCCTGGACGACGTGGTGGCGCAGGGCGGCGACGGCGTCGCCGAGGACGTGGGCTTCCACCGCGCCATCGCCGAGGCCACCGGCAACCCCTATTTCCTCAAGACGCTCGCGTTCCTGAGCCAGTACCTGGAAGCCGCCACGCGCGTGACCCGCACCAACGAAGCGCGCCGCGCGGATTTTTCGCGCCAGGTGCGCGAGGAACACCAGGCCATCGTCGCCGCGATTCGCGCCGGCGACCCGCTGGCCGCGCGCAATGCCGCGCAGAACCACATGTACAACGCCGCGCACCGGCTGGCCCAGCTGGGCGCCGACGACAGCGACAGCGGCAGCGACGGCGGCGCCCTGCACGGCGCCGCCAACTGA
- a CDS encoding GNAT family N-acetyltransferase, with product MPATVLICPWSEARERARAIRYTVFVEEQGVPVELEWDEWDEPSWHALALAEDGTPLATGRLLPDGHIGRMAVLKPARGSGVGALVLEALMRKAEQLGYPELVLNAQTHAAPFYARVGFAQVGPEFEEAGIPHVEMRKRLA from the coding sequence ATGCCTGCCACTGTCCTGATCTGCCCCTGGTCCGAAGCGCGCGAGCGCGCACGCGCCATCCGCTATACCGTCTTTGTCGAAGAGCAGGGCGTGCCGGTGGAGCTGGAATGGGACGAATGGGACGAGCCCAGCTGGCATGCGCTGGCGCTGGCCGAGGACGGCACGCCGCTGGCCACCGGGCGGCTGCTGCCCGACGGCCATATCGGCCGCATGGCCGTGCTGAAGCCGGCGCGCGGCAGCGGCGTCGGCGCGCTGGTGCTCGAGGCGCTGATGCGCAAGGCGGAACAGCTAGGTTATCCGGAACTGGTGCTCAACGCGCAGACACACGCGGCGCCGTTCTATGCGCGCGTGGGCTTTGCGCAGGTGGGACCGGAATTCGAAGAGGCGGGCATCCCGCACGTGGAGATGCGCAAGCGCCTGGCCTGA
- a CDS encoding NRDE family protein encodes MCLILVAWQSHPDYALVVAGNRDEFYARPAAAAHWWQDAPQVLAGRDLAEVIGEPGTWMGVNADGRFAALTNYRAPSEKRTDARSRGELVSGFLRGHAAPFDYLGGLAGEDGAYNGFNLLASDLRELWWYSNRSASRQPQRLRPGLYGLSNALLDTPWPKVRSRVGALAEVLAADSGHAHASAEPYLQMLADQRQAADFELPATGVAPDWEKLLSSAFIRSPMYGTRASTVLRVRHDGRFDLNERSFDADGRIGEVAFHGTLNLSRDTGIVQAPR; translated from the coding sequence ATGTGTCTGATTCTGGTTGCCTGGCAATCCCACCCGGACTATGCCCTGGTCGTGGCCGGCAACCGCGATGAATTCTATGCCCGCCCCGCGGCGGCCGCGCACTGGTGGCAGGATGCGCCGCAGGTGCTGGCCGGCCGCGACCTGGCCGAGGTGATCGGCGAACCGGGCACGTGGATGGGCGTCAATGCCGACGGCCGCTTCGCCGCGCTGACCAACTACCGCGCCCCGTCCGAGAAACGCACCGACGCGCGCTCGCGCGGCGAGCTGGTTTCCGGCTTCCTGCGCGGCCACGCCGCACCGTTCGACTACCTCGGCGGCCTCGCCGGCGAAGACGGCGCCTACAACGGCTTCAACCTGCTGGCGAGCGACCTGCGCGAGCTGTGGTGGTACAGCAACCGCTCGGCGTCGCGCCAGCCGCAACGGCTGCGCCCCGGCCTGTACGGGCTGTCCAACGCGCTGCTCGATACGCCCTGGCCCAAGGTGCGCAGCCGCGTCGGCGCGCTCGCCGAAGTGCTGGCCGCCGACAGCGGCCACGCCCATGCCAGCGCCGAGCCCTACCTGCAGATGCTGGCCGACCAACGCCAGGCCGCGGATTTCGAGCTGCCCGCCACCGGCGTGGCGCCGGACTGGGAAAAGCTGCTGTCGTCGGCCTTTATCCGCTCGCCGATGTACGGCACGCGCGCCAGCACGGTGCTGCGCGTGCGCCACGACGGGCGCTTCGACCTTAACGAACGCAGCTTCGACGCCGACGGCCGCATTGGCGAGGTGGCCTTCCACGGCACGCTGAACCTGTCGCGCGACACCGGCATCGTGCAGGCGCCGCGCTGA
- a CDS encoding DUF4936 family protein yields MSDHLYVYFRVPEAVAAEALPHWHRWMETVAEATGIGGTLMRRPETRAGVQTWMECYADVPPAFDATLEGLWRQSGLDQWVDGERRAEHFIDLDVL; encoded by the coding sequence ATGAGCGATCACCTCTACGTCTATTTCCGTGTTCCGGAAGCCGTCGCCGCCGAGGCGCTGCCGCACTGGCACCGCTGGATGGAGACCGTCGCCGAAGCCACCGGAATTGGTGGTACGCTGATGCGCAGGCCGGAAACCCGCGCCGGCGTGCAGACCTGGATGGAGTGCTACGCCGACGTGCCGCCCGCGTTCGATGCCACGCTGGAAGGGCTGTGGCGCCAGAGCGGGCTGGACCAGTGGGTCGACGGCGAGCGGCGCGCCGAACACTTTATCGACCTGGACGTGCTGTAG